The following is a genomic window from Vicia villosa cultivar HV-30 ecotype Madison, WI unplaced genomic scaffold, Vvil1.0 ctg.002913F_1_1, whole genome shotgun sequence.
AGCAATCCACCCTTGCCTCTTTGCACAGTCCCATGATAAGACCAGGGAGGGGAAACACACATTTGGTATTGATGCCATCTTGTGTGTCACTCAATGCTGCTTTTTGCAATTCATTCGAGAGAATGAAAGCGACATCCACGGAATGCTGAGACATGATAACTCTCATAAAAAATGCTACCTCCAGGGGAATAGTAGCCATGTGTGTCTGAGGTCGGATGTTATACAAAATCAATGATAGAATTCCCCTCGCGTTGATGTTCAGATCCTTCCTGTTGTAGCGGGTcagatttccttgtttgttgAGTTCTGGTCCTCTTCCTGGTATGCATATTTTTCTCGTGATCTCTTGCACGAGGTTGGCGCACTCAAGCACATGCTGCCTATAGTAACATCTTTCATCCTCCGCTAACTGTAGCGGTTCACCCAAGAACTCATTAATAGAATCTCTGTCGAACAACACAGTTCTACCCCTCACATGCGACTGATATGTGTATGCCACCGTTTCATCTGTGGTTTTGATTGCATTTGCATAGAATTCTTTAACAATGTCATAGTTGTTGACTTTGTATGGTTCTTAAACATGCTGCCAGTTTCTATGCCCGATGTAAGCCCACATGTCACTGTACTTACTTTCGGCTGGTCCAGCAAGCACGGTAATAATCTTTTCGGCCAGAATGGTACGGGGCCCTAATTCTTTGAATCGGCCTACTTGGAAACGCCCCAAAAACCTATTTACTTGACCGCTTTTTGCTTGAGTACGCTCTCCTCTAGGACCAGAACTCGTGGTCTTTGTGCGTCCTCTTTTTGATGGATTCATCTTGTTGTTGTTACAGGTGGAGATAGATGAAGATATTTGGTGAGAAGTCGCAAACCTTTGGTTTTCGCTCAAAGAGATTTTTGTGGAATTTTGAAAACAATTAATGGGGGGAAGTGCAACAGTTTCTAAATAAAAGACTGTTTTTCACGTGCCCGCGGCGCGCTTACTGGTCACCGCGTCGCGCCAAAGCCTCTGTTTGGGGGCGCGACGCGCCATATTTCCTCGCGGCGCAGGACTgcgaaataaaaaaattgaaatttttgaaaaatcgcTTGTTACACTGTCCTCCATTGTTGGATTTAGCCTTCTTCATATGCTCAATTACACTGATTtgatgatataaaaaaaataaacgaaAGAACTTACTCCGTTGGGTTGCCTCctaacaagcgctttgtttaacgtcgttagaGCTCGACGGTTTGATCTATTCTTGTTATGTGCTCACAAGTGAGAGTGTGCACACTTATCTGTCGAACTCTCCCCCAAGATAGTTCTTCAAccgttctccattaacggtccaacttTCCTTAGCCTTACTATCCTCAATGGTAATAGCACCATATGGTTTGACTTCCTTGATTATGAACGGTCCTGGCCATTTAGACTTTAGTTTTCCTGGGAAGAGTCGTAGTCTTGAATTGAACAGAAGTACAAGGTCTCCCACCTTGAactctttcttcttgattttcttatcatggtaccttttcatattttccttgTACTGTTTATTGGATTCATATGCTAGGTATCTGAATTCTTCAAGCTCATGGAGTTGATTCTTCCTTTTCTTATAGGCTAGACGGTCATCCCTATTGAAGAATCGTAGAGCCCATAATGCTTTGTGTTCCACCTCCACTGGCAGGTGGcatgccttaccataaaccatttgaaaaggAGATGCACCAGTCGGTGCTTTGTATGTTGTCCTATATGCCCACAAGGCATCATCAATCCTTATCGACCAGTCTTTACGGGATTCTGATACAGTTTTCTCTAGAATATTCTTGATTTCTCTGTTTGAGATCTCTGCTTGCCCGTTGGTTTGGGGGTGATATGGTGATGCGatcttgtggttgatatgatactTATCCAGCACTTTAGCTACCTGCTCGTTAACAAAGTGAGATCCGCCATCGCTTATTatcactctaggcatgccaaaacgtgtgaatatgtttcGGTTTAAAAATTTTAACACCGTTTTGGCATCCGCCTTTGGTGTGGCGATGGCCTCTACCCACTTGGAGACATAATCCACTGCAACTAGAATATATTCATTAGCAAAAGAAGGAAGAAATGGCCCCATGAAAtcgatgccccaacaatcaaaaacttcaactTCAATCATTgtttgaagtggcatctcatctcGTTTACTTATCCCCCCCCCCCAACTCTTTGACATTTGTCACAATTCTTTGCATGGTGGTGGGTGTCTTTGAAAATAGTTGGCCAAAAAAATccggattggagaacttttgtTGTCGTTCTCCATCCGTTGAAATGTCCACCACTCGGAGAATTATGAAAGtgccacaagatttgttgggcttcttcttcagtaACACACCTTCTTAGTattccatccttacctatcttgaatAAATATGGGTCATCCCACACATAGTACTTCGCATCGgataacaactttttctttttgttccaaTCAAAGTCCTCCGGTATCATACTAGTTGCTTTATGATTAGCAAGATCGGCGAACCAAGGtcttatttgaatttgaaagagttGTTCATCTGGGAACTCAtcatttatttcagcttcttggttggtgacatttacattgaccaaacgggacaaatgatctgctaccacattttctgaaccttttttatcccggatttctatgtcaaattcttgTAAAAGAAGAACCCAACGAATGAGTCTTTGTTTCGAATCCGGTTTGGTAAGCAGATATTTAATGGCCGCATGGTCCGTGTAAATCACCACCTTTGTcccaatgagataggatctaAATTTCTCAAGGGCATACACTATAGCTAGCAGCTCTTTTTCTGTGGTAGCATAATTGACTTGAGCGTCATTTAACACTTTtcttgcatagtgtatgacatgaaatattttttcctttctttggCCTAGTACCGCACCTATGGCAtaatcgctagcatcacacataagttcaaaatggtttttccaaTCGGGTGCTACGATCACAGGTGCGGTAACTAGCCTTTCTTTTAAGTCATTAAAAGCTTGTACACATGACTCATCAAAAGtaaaacacgtacctttgttGAGTAAGTTACTCAATGACTTGGCaatctttgaaaaatcttttACGAACCTTCTATAGAATCCCGCATGACCCAAAAAGCTTCTTACTCCTTTGATGTTTATTGGAGGTGGAAGCTTTGAGATTACCTCCACCTTGGATTTGTCCACTTCAAGTCCTCTTGAAGATACCTTGTGTCCTAATACAATTCCTTCAGttaccatgaaatggcacttctcccagtttaaAATTAGGTTGGTCTCAATGCACCTTTCAAGTGCTACATCCAAATTATTCAAGCAGATATCAAATGATTTTCCAAATACCGAAAAATCGTCTATGAATACTTCAATACTTTTTCCAATGAGGTTAGAGAATATGGCTTGCATACACCGTTGGAAGGTGGCTGGAGCATTGCataatccaaatggcattctcCTATATGCGAAAATTCCAAATGGACATGTGAAAGCTGTCTTCTCATGGTCTTCTGGGTTTACCACAATCTGATTGTACCCGGAATacccatccaagaaacaataataATTCTGTCCCTATAAcctctcaagcatttgatccatgaatggtagaggaaagtgatcttttctcatAGCTTTATTGAGTCTACGATAATCGATGCACATTCTCCACCCGGTGACGGTTCTTGTTGGTATTAGTTCATTCTTCTCGTTACGGATTACCGTCATACCTCCTTTTTTTGGCACAACTTGCACTAGACTCACCCACGCACTATCtgaaattgggtaaatcattccTGCTTCTAGGAGTTTGACCACCTCTTTTCTTACTACCTATTTCATTGTTGGATTTAATCTTCTTTGTGGCTGAGCTACCAGTTTGAATTCTTCTTCCAACATGatcttgtgcatgcaatatgCAGGACTTATACCTTTTAAATCCGCCAAGACCCATCCAATCGCATCTTTATtcttttgtaggatttggaggagtCTTGTCTCTTCTTGTGTAGTCAGCTTTGAACTAATAACTACTGGTTTATTTCCCTCTTcatctaaaaagacatatttCAAATGAGATGGGAGTAGCTTTAATTCCATCTTTTCCTCCTTCACTTATTTTTGAGGCGTCAATTCCTCTACCTTCTCATTCTTTGTATTCGTGTTTCACCCTTTTCTAACTCTTTCAAGAAtaactcaatttctttttcttcttcttgagtaagcACATTAAAAGAATCAACAAGAGATCTTTCTAAAGGGCTGGAAAGATGAATTTGATTGGCCACTTCTATTACGACCTCTTCGGTGACATCTATGCGGAAACAATCATTCTTGTCATTGGGTTGTCTCATGGCGTCGAAGAGATTAAagcatacctcttcatcttgTACTCTCAGTTTCATTataccatcatcaatatctatcatcattcgggttgttatcatgaatggtcttccaagaatgatAGATGACTCCTTGTCTTCTTCCATGTCAATCACAACAAAATACACCGGAAACAAAAATTTATCCACTTTtactaacatgtcttgtgcaacACCGTAAGGGAGAGTGGTTGATTTATCTGCTAATTGTAAAGTCATTCTTGTTGacttcatctcaatatttcccaaCCGCTTCACTATTGATAGAGGAATTAAATTGATACTCGAACCTAGATCgatcaatccattcccaatattttGATTACCAATTGTAACCGGTAATGTGACTCAACCGGGGTCTCTCGCCTTTTGAGGGAGACGAGATACTATAGCGCTACATTGTGCATCAAGGATAACAACTTCTTTTTtcggtcttttcttctttgtcaagatatccttcatgaatttcacatACTTTGGCATTTGAGCAATTGCTTCggagaatggaatattaatttgtgattgcttaaaaatttccataaaccttgCATACTCCCTAGCATTGTCCTTCTTTGATGGAGCATGGGGATATGGCAGATGTTGACTTGGTATCACGTTGTTTGCCATCTTTTCACTCGCACTCTTTCTTTTTGATTTGTCTCTTTTTTTCCACTTCTTTATTCATATTTCTTTGGTCCGCCTCACCTGTAATAATTTCATTTtcctcatcttcttcatcatgATTGTCATCTTTCTTTTCTGTTTCCTTCTCAGCATCATTGTTTTCAACTTCGTCATTACTTCCTTTTTGCCCAGTTCTTGTCACCATTGCTTTGCaatgctcttttggattctcttgaGTATTGGCGGAGAATGTTGCATTCGATTGATTAGCTGCAATCTACTTAGCAAGTTGGCACACTTGAGTTTCCAAATTTTTGATGGCTGCCTCCTTATTCTTCTGGTTTGTCATTGACATCTGCATGAATTGTGTCATAGTTTCTTCCAACTTTGACGGTCCTCCTTGCTATTGTGGTGgcggttgagtgtaaggttgaaaggcttgttgtCGGTACCCTTGATTATGCGgcctttgttgataaccttgattgttattccttggtggataaccttgttgatACGGAGGGTGATTCTGATATTGATTATGCCTTTGTTCTTGGTTcttgttcatgtaattcacttcttcttccaagACTGGCGGGCAAAATccggtttgatgatctcccttgtaTAGCTCACACTTAGCAACTTGATAGGAATTAGAGACACCATTCAGCTCCTTGAGTTGTTGCGGtagtttagacatttgttgtgtcaaaagctcCACTTGTGATGTTAGCAACTTGTTCTGAGCCAACAGAGCATCACTATTATTCAACTCTAAAATTTCGGGCTTCTTATCTCTGACAGTTCGATCATGAGTAGCTTCAGCGGGTGTCTTGGACATAAGTGAGCCACCAGCTGTGGCATCCAAGATTGTCTTGTTTGTGGGTGTGAGACCATTGTGGAACATGTGGATTTGATCAACTTCTGCAAAACCGTGTCCCTTACACTTCCTCAGCATAGCTTTATACCTCTCCCACGCTTCATTCAATGATTCATTATTGCCTTGCGAGAATACCGCTATTGCGGTTTTTGCATCAAataatcggttttgagagtaaaacctttccaaaaGAAATTCTTCCAAGGTATTCCAATCAGTCATTACTGCTTCGGGTTGATCCAGGTACCAATATTTTGCCTTAGATAGAAAATAATGTGGAAACAACCTCTTGAACAATGTTTCTTCATCATCTTGAGCTACACCCGTTgtacctgctaactcatagaatcgagtaagatgtgTGTATGGGTCTTCATGGtacaatccggcgaaaggactagCACAAATTACCTGCAGAATACCGGTCTTCAATTCTGATGTCCACCCGTTGGCGGCAGTCCTAGCGAACTGTGAGTTAAGTCTTGGACTATTTGCACATGGAACTGTGGCAGCCATATTTACAACAGTTGGTTGTATGAtgacttcttgttcttcttcagcAAATAGTTTGTGAAAGAGAAGTCCTTCTGATGACTCGTCAATTGTTTCTAATgtttgtgacgatgtcgcggttgcatTGTCTCTTGCCCTTGCTATGTTTGCTCTCCTTCGTGTTTTGctgtttaacctcctagcggtcctttcgatctcgggatcaaaaagaagttgatcgctggaAACCTTGTTGCGCATACAATAAATTCTGCAAAAACTAACAAACGCGTGAAACAAccaattaaatttaaaaacaaaaaaaactcaaaataaaaactattgcaatgcgtgcaatattgacaccaatccccgacaacggcgcctgtaacacccgtatattttaatttttaatttaaatggaaatttaatttataattagaattattggtggttggtggggtttaattggaagaaagatggtttatagtgttgggccaagtgtggtattagtaaagagggggtgctatgttagtaaagccctttactaaattaaaatctatttttttataaaaataaggaattgaggaaaaaaggaaaatagaggtggaagaggagcagaagagtagaagtgctgatacgtgaaagaggaacagaagaggaagagggctaatcaagatccttggctaaggtaaggggggactcttccggttaatatcttttatcgtatcatagataataggactgatttagatgcattgtttttggtcaattggttatatgatggattggggttttgggatgactttgaggggaattgtatgatttgatgaattgtatgattatatgattgttatgatgattaaatgatcctctttgtgtgttatatttgtgttataacatgtatgtggctgatatggtggtatttgaggttcatgacataacttgggttggtttttggggattttggggtaaatcccgtaatgctgtcaattgcgatggaaactctgacttttgccagttcgcgccgcgaaggtaggtgcgcgccgcgaaggcgtacttgttttctcgcatcgcgccgggtgcataggttggcgccgcgaatgtgtttgtgtgcttcaggtcgcgccgcgaactttggttgcgccgcgtgctgtagcgataactgttttcttgtaaaaagttaaagatgtgtaactttcaaaccgtaagtccgttttagacgccgttttggacgttgttccttaaattgaatgttctaccatatgaaatgaataaaacaataaaaacttgattttattttaaaaagtatcattttcttcaaatgtggtttattctggttttgcatagctgatgaggtgcaatggttgttgtgtgcataattgaatatgtgcaatgatgtatgttgtgataatgtggttgcttctgttaattgtgaaAATGggtgttattcatggtaaatatggttatcatgtgttttgaggaatgatgaggtaaatactctgtcgttgatgagttgctttgttgtacttggtacacgattgtgaggggtgttattgttgttgcactgtataatgaatgatgtACCTGTTataatgttgtggttgtaattggtgtttgttatacatatattgttgatgtaaaatatgtatcttattgtggttgagaaatagcataactgtgtatggctattgattattgtggtggttgatgattatgacatttggttgatttatgtgggtgataagcatgttatggttgatacatgcattcataatcattatgtggctggtccttgacgatggtggatcagtggtagctaattcccattgtgtggaattagtgagtgggtgttgccgtatccttgacgatggtggatcggtgagatgggttatcccagattttggtaccacatgcatatagttgcatttgcattaggctacttgtgttattataacatgaatggaagattgtccaatgttataatatgtgatgattgtgtaatggttatgatttgtttggatgaattatggtgttgcctcttggtaatgtattctatttgttgttgtgtgttgatgagtacttcatgacaatctgaatataatgaaattggatgaatgatgtgactatgatgtgttattgtttatgattcgataacatttgttaattgtgaatgagactcacccttaatttgatgatttcagattggcgagtagcggcttttggctcggtgaggattagctcatgagtcagttcgtttagtatagcgtcggtgtcatgctctgatattgtaacactgggggaacgctagtttagagtttatgataatactctatcgtgttgttattgtattaattctgcGGGATACTGCATAGATGATATTATGCTTATCCGAATGATGAAttgtccgctgtgttaacatgagatgtttatgtattatgattttgttaaatggatgattttcccctaagtgaagcatgacaattgatttatgataatttgttttaaattgaattgtggcacccttgttttcatgttttactctgaattattttattaagttccgcggggtttagaagggtgttacaatagtggtatcagagcaggtcggtccgtccggccaattgtcgagtcagttgagttgcacgacggttgaatactgtcggcatattatcccttggtacgcgacatgtgagtgaatcactgtcggtactttgttgtttgttgtggaagttggtttgaaacaagtgggggagaagtttcgcttctcagttatgtttcagttgtaagatgattagaggtaattgacagttattgtaagagaaggaaattagaaagttgcaatgtatcagctctgttggtgtgctgcgaagttgtcagttgtgtAGCCTTACACCTCGGAAGAGAGTCacctgcaagttgcaaagaggattgatgttgtaatgtttcagaaatagcacttcggcgataggatgtgttgctcaagttataagaatgtttggaagtgaagagatgtgataaggagctgtttggaatgtgatcgagttaaagagaatgagttttgggatGAGATTTTCGTAaacaaaacgcaggaaaattgctgaatagctgcagaacttcgaaaattcataactggagttctggacatccgatttgagttccgtttgaagcgtcggaaatctaacgagatgaactttgttatagaaatggttgcagcagctgtaacataattaattgtgacaggatgacgttggaaagaggtgaattTGCGGTAACTCTCGTTCCTAGAattagacttg
Proteins encoded in this region:
- the LOC131640049 gene encoding uncharacterized protein LOC131640049; translation: MAATVPCANSPRLNSQFARTAANGWTSELKTGILQVICASPFAGLYHEDPYTHLTRFYELAGTTGVAQDDEETLFKRLFPHYFLSKAKYWYLDQPEAVMTDWNTLEEFLLERFYSQNRLFDAKTAIAVFSQGNNESLNEAWERYKAMLRKCKGHGFAEVDQIHMFHNGLTPTNKTILDATAGGSLMSKTPAEATHDRTVRDKKPEILELNNSDALLAQNKLLTSQVELLTQQMSKLPQQLKELNGVSNSYQVAKCELYKGDHQTGFCPPVLEEEVNYMNKNQEQRHNQYQNHPPYQQANQSNATFSANTQENPKEHCKAMVTRTGQKGSNDEVENNDAEKETEKKDDNHDEEDEENEIITGEADQRNMNKEVEKKRQIKKKECE